One genomic region from uncultured Subdoligranulum sp. encodes:
- the rpmE gene encoding 50S ribosomal protein L31: MKKGIHPNYVDCTITCACGNVIHTRDTKPEIHVEVCSKCHPFYTGKQKLVDTGGRVERFKRRYANLGK, from the coding sequence ATGAAGAAGGGCATCCATCCGAACTATGTGGACTGCACCATTACCTGTGCCTGCGGCAACGTGATCCACACCCGTGACACCAAGCCGGAGATCCACGTCGAAGTTTGCAGCAAGTGCCATCCGTTCTACACCGGCAAGCAGAAGCTGGTCGATACCGGTGGCCGTGTCGAGCGCTTCAAGCGCCGTTATGCCAACCTCGGCAAATAA
- a CDS encoding deoxyguanosinetriphosphate triphosphohydrolase, with product MTIREETEAIERQTLSRYAMLSEHSRGRRMAEEPDPIRPCFQRDRDRILHCKAFRRLKQKTQVFLSPEGDHYRTRLTHTLEVSQIARTIARALRLNEDLTEAIALGHDLGHTPFGHAGERALNRLCPDGFTHYRQSLRVVDYLEKDGKGLNLSWEVRNGIITHTTGTWARTPEGCVVRRADHIAFLNHDIEDAVEAGVLDPRQIPAEATAILGNTKSRRITTMIADLVEHSQNGRINFSPEVESAYAVLKDFMYSTVYVDREAKREEKKVDKLIEGLYERLCSDPDLLPNFYLQIAYNEGVDRAATDYISGMSDEFATRLFVEWFVPKKWQVL from the coding sequence TTGACGATTCGAGAAGAAACCGAGGCCATTGAGCGGCAGACGCTCAGCCGGTATGCGATGCTCAGTGAGCACAGTCGTGGCCGCCGTATGGCGGAGGAACCGGACCCGATCCGCCCGTGCTTTCAGCGGGACCGAGACAGAATCCTGCACTGCAAGGCGTTCCGGCGCCTCAAACAGAAGACCCAGGTGTTTCTCTCACCGGAAGGGGACCACTACCGGACCCGGCTGACCCATACCCTGGAGGTCAGCCAGATTGCCCGGACCATTGCACGGGCACTGCGCCTCAACGAGGACCTGACAGAGGCCATCGCACTGGGCCATGATCTGGGACATACTCCCTTTGGTCATGCGGGGGAGCGGGCGCTGAACCGCCTGTGCCCCGATGGGTTTACCCACTACCGGCAGAGCCTGCGGGTGGTGGATTACCTGGAAAAGGACGGCAAAGGGCTCAACCTGAGCTGGGAGGTCCGCAACGGCATTATCACCCATACCACAGGCACCTGGGCCCGCACACCGGAAGGCTGTGTGGTGCGCCGGGCGGATCACATCGCCTTTTTGAACCACGACATTGAGGACGCGGTGGAGGCTGGTGTGCTGGACCCGCGTCAGATTCCGGCGGAAGCGACGGCCATTCTGGGCAATACCAAGTCCCGGCGCATCACCACCATGATCGCTGACCTGGTGGAGCACAGCCAGAACGGGCGGATCAACTTCTCCCCGGAAGTGGAATCTGCCTATGCGGTCCTGAAGGATTTCATGTATTCCACGGTCTATGTGGACCGGGAGGCGAAGCGGGAAGAGAAAAAGGTGGACAAGCTGATCGAGGGACTGTACGAGCGACTGTGCAGCGATCCGGATCTTTTGCCCAATTTCTACCTGCAGATCGCCTACAACGAAGGTGTGGACCGCGCCGCTACCGATTATATCAGCGGCATGAGCGATGAATTTGCCACACGGTTGTTTGTGGAATGGTTCGTGCCCAAAAAGTGGCAGGTTCTGTGA
- a CDS encoding YigZ family protein — MSDYKTIRGVSTFTYEEKRSRFIATAAFADTEEKALAVLNGVRAANRTARHNVYAYVLQNGRTRYSDDGEPAKTAGTPVLEAIGHAELSDVIVVVTRYFGGILLGTGGLVRAYTAAASGALQQAELVSMRLVVDCSLQVPYGLFEQAQRMIAASGARLQEPVFADAVTLLWRMPSGEETSLCASLAELTRGAAQVEVSAPAYAPF; from the coding sequence ATGTCCGACTACAAGACCATCCGCGGCGTATCCACCTTCACCTACGAGGAAAAACGCAGCCGTTTCATTGCGACGGCCGCCTTTGCCGACACTGAAGAGAAAGCGCTGGCCGTGCTCAACGGTGTGCGTGCGGCCAACCGCACGGCGCGGCATAATGTCTATGCCTATGTGCTGCAGAACGGGCGCACCCGCTATTCCGACGACGGGGAACCGGCCAAGACTGCGGGCACGCCGGTGCTGGAAGCCATCGGCCACGCGGAACTTTCCGATGTGATTGTGGTGGTGACCCGGTACTTCGGCGGCATTCTGCTGGGGACCGGCGGTCTGGTACGGGCCTATACAGCTGCGGCCTCCGGCGCATTGCAGCAGGCGGAACTGGTCAGCATGCGCCTGGTGGTGGACTGCAGCCTTCAGGTTCCCTATGGGCTGTTTGAGCAGGCCCAGCGGATGATCGCGGCATCCGGCGCCAGACTGCAGGAACCGGTCTTTGCGGATGCGGTGACCTTACTGTGGCGGATGCCCTCCGGCGAGGAAACATCCCTGTGTGCATCACTGGCGGAACTGACCCGCGGTGCGGCACAGGTGGAGGTTTCGGCGCCTGCCTATGCGCCTTTTTGA
- a CDS encoding MBOAT family O-acyltransferase, translating into MLAVSSPGFVVFAGLLVGLWYRLQPKKRWGLMLAASALFYLSLDWQGYVILLLCSLLVWQCALRAREKTGWFAGGLLFAFVPLLVLKYYIEGAGGLQAIFGLRLWQPAILQPLGLGYFTLQLVSYLVDVRRGKLPAQKSFARVLCFASFFLSITQGPFNRYGELMPQMEAPTRWSGERAWQGVMRCFWGYFKKVVVADRAAVVVAAAFGNPAAFDRTQLLFAALLYPFQLYADFSGYTDIVLGVGQMLGLSLPENFRQPFLSATVKEFWSRWHMSLSRWLKDYVYIPLGGSRCSAARRDANLVLTFLVSGIWHGAGFTYMLWGFLHGLFQALEDHLPWRRAITKGRARLVGIAGTFCIFAFALVIFRADSLTNAARYFYGIVHNGGHDVLSNYWELGLTTRQEQIFLFAGVLILIASDLLQEFRVPVLKKIGAAPRPVRWAVYEVAIFAFLLMGYFLGGGGFLYARY; encoded by the coding sequence ATGCTGGCTGTTTCATCGCCAGGCTTTGTCGTTTTTGCGGGATTGCTGGTAGGGCTCTGGTACCGACTGCAACCGAAAAAACGCTGGGGGCTCATGCTGGCCGCCAGCGCCTTGTTTTATCTGTCCCTGGACTGGCAGGGATATGTGATTCTGCTGCTTTGCTCGCTGCTGGTCTGGCAATGCGCCCTGCGCGCCCGTGAGAAGACGGGATGGTTTGCAGGCGGTCTGCTCTTTGCCTTTGTGCCGCTGCTGGTCCTGAAATATTATATCGAGGGCGCCGGAGGACTGCAGGCTATCTTCGGACTGCGCTTGTGGCAGCCGGCCATTCTGCAGCCGCTGGGGCTGGGGTATTTCACACTGCAGCTTGTGAGCTATCTGGTGGATGTGCGTCGAGGAAAGTTGCCGGCGCAAAAAAGCTTTGCCCGTGTGCTTTGCTTTGCATCTTTTTTCCTGTCCATCACACAGGGACCCTTCAATCGCTATGGGGAGTTGATGCCGCAGATGGAGGCACCCACCCGCTGGTCGGGAGAGCGGGCCTGGCAGGGCGTGATGCGGTGCTTCTGGGGATACTTCAAAAAAGTTGTGGTGGCGGACCGCGCCGCCGTGGTGGTGGCAGCGGCGTTCGGCAATCCCGCGGCCTTTGACCGCACCCAGTTGCTTTTTGCGGCGCTTTTGTATCCCTTTCAGCTCTACGCGGATTTTTCCGGCTACACGGATATCGTGCTGGGTGTGGGGCAGATGCTGGGACTGTCGCTGCCGGAAAATTTCCGCCAGCCGTTCCTGTCCGCCACGGTCAAGGAATTCTGGTCGCGCTGGCATATGAGCCTTTCCCGCTGGCTGAAAGATTACGTGTATATTCCGCTGGGCGGCAGCCGCTGCAGTGCTGCGCGGCGCGATGCCAACCTGGTGCTGACCTTTTTGGTCAGCGGAATTTGGCATGGTGCCGGTTTTACCTATATGCTCTGGGGATTCCTGCACGGTCTGTTCCAGGCCCTGGAGGATCATCTTCCCTGGCGCCGCGCCATCACAAAGGGCCGGGCGCGCCTGGTGGGGATCGCAGGTACATTCTGTATCTTCGCTTTTGCCCTTGTGATCTTCCGCGCCGACAGCCTGACCAATGCGGCCCGGTATTTTTACGGGATTGTGCATAACGGCGGGCATGATGTGTTGAGCAATTACTGGGAACTGGGGCTCACCACCCGGCAGGAGCAGATTTTTCTGTTTGCCGGTGTGCTGATCCTGATTGCATCCGATCTGCTGCAAGAGTTCAGGGTCCCTGTGCTGAAAAAAATCGGCGCTGCTCCGCGTCCCGTGCGCTGGGCTGTGTACGAGGTGGCCATCTTTGCTTTTCTGCTGATGGGCTACTTCCTGGGCGGCGGTGGATTCCTGTACGCGCGCTACTGA
- a CDS encoding PHP domain-containing protein — protein MPGDLHTHSTFSDGSTPAGKLPFLARCAGMTHLAISDHDSMQGIRYAYAHPTQEGVHLIPAVEMTAYDYERAHRVHLLCYWPDDCAPLAEFCDMMAERRKVAVLQSCRELEEICPQFRTEEALELARDSGTLFKAHVMRVLWQYGLADGMYNDVYRSLFGLKPVRGRILHTPRYEPVDDVLELIKACRGVVVLAHPSVYHSMELARELIRAGRLDGVEIDHPRNTPDDKAELLRLARENDLLITGGTDYHGLNTVTPRPVGAFATRDEQIVRLETLAKARKMSNKKAK, from the coding sequence ATGCCCGGCGATCTGCATACCCATTCGACCTTTTCCGACGGATCGACGCCGGCCGGAAAGCTGCCATTTCTGGCACGCTGCGCGGGAATGACGCACCTTGCCATCTCCGATCACGATTCCATGCAGGGAATCCGGTATGCCTATGCCCATCCCACCCAGGAGGGCGTGCATCTGATTCCGGCGGTGGAGATGACGGCCTACGACTATGAGCGCGCCCACCGGGTGCATCTTCTGTGCTACTGGCCGGATGACTGTGCACCGCTGGCGGAGTTCTGCGATATGATGGCGGAGCGCCGCAAGGTGGCGGTGCTGCAGAGCTGCCGGGAACTGGAGGAGATCTGCCCGCAGTTCCGCACGGAGGAAGCGCTGGAACTGGCCAGGGACAGCGGTACGCTGTTCAAGGCCCATGTGATGCGGGTGCTGTGGCAGTACGGTCTGGCGGACGGCATGTACAACGACGTGTACCGTTCTCTCTTCGGGCTCAAACCGGTGCGCGGACGCATTCTGCACACGCCGCGGTATGAGCCGGTGGACGATGTCCTGGAACTGATCAAGGCCTGCCGCGGAGTGGTGGTGCTGGCTCATCCCAGTGTATACCACAGCATGGAGCTGGCGCGGGAGCTGATCCGGGCGGGCCGTCTGGACGGCGTGGAGATCGACCACCCGCGGAATACCCCGGACGACAAAGCGGAACTGCTGCGTCTTGCCCGGGAAAACGATCTTCTGATCACCGGCGGCACCGATTACCACGGCCTCAATACCGTCACGCCGCGCCCGGTGGGCGCTTTTGCCACGCGGGACGAGCAGATCGTCCGGCTGGAAACGCTGGCCAAGGCACGTAAAATGTCCAACAAAAAGGCAAAATAA
- a CDS encoding LysR family transcriptional regulator, with amino-acid sequence MTLTDCQILMMVAQLGTFAAAAEQMHLTPSAISHAVSGMEAECGFPLFTRTKSGVTMTAAGESLFPSIRRMLNSSELLDQSIAQINGMHKGVLRLGVFNSACVTWIPQLVPPFQKEFPGIDVQLYQGSYADIAGWLKNGVVELGFLSNSSAKDLDFEPLYEDPLVCIAPASYKPKRPGCVWAEELQGQPFVSQQADLDADIQSYFKKNDLHVNSRCYIVDDQSMIAMVSCGQGLAIMPELMFKRGTDHSGCQVLRLEPAAGRNIGIACLSRRGLSPAASRFIEHARAYAGTMK; translated from the coding sequence ATGACACTGACGGACTGCCAGATTCTGATGATGGTGGCCCAGCTGGGCACCTTTGCCGCGGCGGCGGAGCAGATGCATCTGACGCCGTCCGCCATCAGCCATGCGGTTTCGGGCATGGAGGCAGAGTGTGGGTTCCCGCTGTTTACCCGCACCAAAAGCGGTGTGACGATGACGGCGGCGGGGGAGAGCCTTTTTCCCTCCATCCGCCGGATGCTCAACAGCAGCGAACTGCTGGACCAGTCCATCGCCCAGATCAACGGCATGCATAAAGGGGTGCTGCGGCTGGGGGTATTCAATTCGGCCTGTGTGACCTGGATCCCGCAGCTGGTGCCGCCCTTCCAGAAGGAGTTCCCGGGAATCGACGTGCAGCTCTACCAGGGGTCCTACGCCGACATTGCAGGCTGGCTCAAGAACGGTGTGGTGGAACTGGGGTTCCTCTCCAATTCCAGCGCCAAGGATCTGGATTTCGAGCCGCTGTACGAGGATCCGCTGGTCTGCATCGCGCCGGCGTCCTACAAGCCCAAGCGGCCGGGCTGCGTGTGGGCGGAGGAATTGCAGGGACAGCCCTTTGTCAGCCAGCAGGCGGACCTGGATGCGGACATTCAGAGCTACTTCAAAAAGAATGATCTGCACGTGAACAGCCGGTGCTATATTGTGGACGATCAGTCCATGATCGCCATGGTTTCCTGCGGGCAGGGCCTGGCTATCATGCCGGAACTGATGTTCAAGCGGGGAACCGACCACAGCGGCTGCCAGGTGCTGCGGCTGGAACCGGCGGCGGGGCGCAACATCGGGATTGCCTGTCTGTCACGGCGGGGACTGTCCCCGGCAGCCAGCCGGTTCATCGAGCATGCGCGTGCTTATGCAGGGACGATGAAATGA
- a CDS encoding TIGR03905 family TSCPD domain-containing protein produces MTYVYNNKGTCSVRTEVELNPDHTIEAVRVLGGCNGNLKGISSLLKGMKAEDAIARMEGTTCGNKPTSCPDQIAQALKGALASL; encoded by the coding sequence ATGACGTATGTTTACAACAATAAGGGCACCTGCTCTGTCCGTACCGAAGTGGAACTCAACCCGGATCACACCATTGAAGCCGTCCGTGTGCTGGGCGGCTGCAACGGCAACCTGAAAGGCATCTCCAGCCTGCTCAAAGGCATGAAGGCGGAGGACGCCATCGCCCGCATGGAGGGTACCACCTGCGGCAACAAGCCCACCAGCTGCCCGGACCAGATCGCGCAGGCCCTCAAGGGCGCCCTGGCTTCCCTGTAA
- a CDS encoding nucleoside deaminase, whose translation MTDEQLMQAALEEARVAAALGEVPVGAVVAKDGEIVSRSHNLRESGKNATYHAELLAIDAACKALGGWRLWQCELFVTLEPCPMCSGAIINSRLRRVVYGARDPKAGCCGSLTDLFVLPFNHHPVIEQGLLQEEAQALLQDFFAMLREKRKKK comes from the coding sequence ATGACCGACGAACAGCTGATGCAGGCAGCCCTGGAGGAGGCCCGGGTGGCCGCCGCCCTGGGGGAAGTCCCGGTGGGGGCCGTGGTTGCCAAGGATGGCGAAATCGTCTCCCGGTCACACAACCTGCGGGAAAGCGGCAAGAACGCCACCTACCACGCCGAACTGCTGGCCATTGACGCCGCCTGCAAGGCGTTGGGAGGCTGGCGGCTGTGGCAGTGCGAACTTTTTGTGACGCTGGAGCCCTGTCCCATGTGCAGCGGCGCCATCATCAACAGCCGGCTGCGGCGGGTTGTCTATGGTGCCCGGGACCCCAAGGCCGGCTGCTGCGGCAGTCTGACCGATCTGTTTGTACTCCCCTTCAATCATCATCCTGTGATTGAACAGGGACTTCTGCAGGAGGAAGCGCAGGCCTTGCTGCAGGATTTTTTTGCCATGCTGCGCGAGAAACGGAAGAAGAAATAA
- a CDS encoding HAD-IIIC family phosphatase: MDCFHYPLDTETLLRKKRRLRRELLAQNPHPLHKKIAILGGSTTNEVADQLGLFLLQYGIEAEFYQSEYAQYWQDAMFGTPELDAFAPDVIYIHTNWRNLTALPTTADTPEQIEGMLEDQYTHFETMWQALEQKFACPVIQNNFDRPNYRLMGNRDIWDVHGRSNFISRLNQKFYAYAATHEHFYINDIGYLSADYGLTAWGDAFYWHMYKYAMCLDAIPSLANSVANIIKSLYGRNKKALVLDLDNTLWGGVVGDDGVDGLAIGPEVPEGQVYAEFQSYCKALKSIGVVLAVDSKNDEANALAGLNHPDGVLRPDDFVSIKANWEPKDQNLKAIASELNLGVDSFVFADDNPAERAIVAAQVPGVAVPVLDGAENYIKMLDHGGYFEVTALSQEDLKKTELYHQNAQRAAAQAAFGDYGEYLDSLEMTAMIHGFEPLYTQRIAQLTNKSNQFNLTTLRCTEDEIRAMAEDPNRLCLCGKLVDKFGDNGIVTVVAGEQQGADLHLRLWLMSCRVLKRGMEDAVMDTLVEDARKRGVTTVYGYYYPTAKNGMVREFYASFGFEKVSEEENGSTVWKLDAASYEPRHPHMKIER, from the coding sequence ATGGATTGCTTCCATTATCCGCTGGATACCGAGACGTTGCTGCGCAAAAAGCGCCGCCTGCGCCGGGAACTGCTGGCGCAGAATCCCCATCCGCTGCATAAAAAGATTGCAATTCTCGGCGGGTCCACCACCAATGAGGTGGCGGATCAGCTGGGGCTTTTTTTGCTGCAATACGGCATCGAGGCGGAATTCTATCAGAGTGAATATGCCCAGTACTGGCAGGATGCCATGTTCGGCACCCCGGAACTGGATGCCTTTGCGCCGGATGTGATTTATATCCACACCAACTGGCGCAACCTGACGGCGCTGCCCACCACAGCGGATACGCCCGAGCAGATTGAGGGGATGCTGGAAGACCAGTATACCCATTTTGAGACCATGTGGCAGGCGCTGGAACAGAAGTTCGCCTGCCCGGTCATCCAGAACAACTTCGACCGGCCCAACTACCGGCTGATGGGAAACCGGGATATCTGGGACGTGCATGGCCGTTCCAACTTCATCAGCCGCCTGAACCAAAAGTTCTATGCCTACGCGGCAACCCACGAGCATTTTTATATCAACGACATTGGCTATCTGTCCGCCGACTATGGTCTGACGGCCTGGGGGGATGCATTCTACTGGCACATGTACAAATATGCCATGTGCCTGGATGCCATTCCGTCGCTGGCGAACAGTGTGGCCAACATCATCAAATCGCTGTACGGCCGCAACAAGAAGGCTCTGGTGCTGGATCTGGACAACACCCTCTGGGGCGGCGTGGTCGGCGATGACGGCGTGGACGGTCTGGCCATCGGGCCGGAAGTGCCGGAAGGCCAGGTCTATGCCGAGTTCCAGAGTTACTGCAAGGCTCTCAAATCCATTGGCGTCGTCCTGGCGGTGGATTCCAAGAACGACGAGGCCAACGCCCTGGCGGGGCTCAACCATCCCGACGGGGTGCTGCGGCCCGACGATTTTGTCTCCATCAAGGCCAACTGGGAACCCAAGGACCAGAATCTGAAAGCTATTGCCTCTGAACTGAACCTGGGCGTGGACAGCTTTGTGTTTGCTGACGACAACCCGGCGGAACGCGCCATCGTGGCGGCCCAGGTGCCGGGGGTGGCTGTTCCGGTGCTGGACGGTGCCGAGAACTATATCAAAATGCTGGATCACGGCGGGTATTTTGAGGTGACCGCCCTCTCCCAGGAGGACCTCAAAAAGACGGAACTCTATCACCAGAATGCCCAGCGTGCGGCGGCCCAGGCGGCCTTTGGCGATTACGGCGAGTATCTGGACAGCCTGGAAATGACCGCCATGATTCACGGCTTTGAGCCGCTGTACACCCAGCGCATTGCCCAGCTGACCAACAAGTCCAATCAGTTCAATCTGACGACACTGCGCTGCACCGAGGATGAGATCCGTGCCATGGCGGAGGATCCGAACCGGCTCTGCCTGTGCGGCAAACTGGTGGACAAATTCGGTGACAACGGTATTGTCACGGTGGTGGCCGGTGAACAGCAGGGGGCAGATCTGCATCTGCGCCTCTGGCTGATGAGCTGCCGTGTGCTCAAGCGCGGCATGGAAGACGCCGTGATGGACACGCTGGTGGAGGACGCCCGAAAGCGCGGCGTGACCACCGTGTACGGCTACTATTATCCCACGGCCAAAAACGGCATGGTCCGGGAATTCTATGCCTCTTTCGGGTTTGAAAAAGTCAGCGAAGAGGAAAACGGCAGCACGGTCTGGAAGCTGGATGCGGCATCCTATGAACCGCGCCACCCCCACATGAAGATTGAGCGCTGA
- a CDS encoding type II CAAX endopeptidase family protein: MARSRGVRGAASWCAIAAIFYLLVRSLLYAGVSALLGLLQPGASLSKPVGFSDVTIGLLQLFIGIGAIAIPLWCMLYLTRLTSRDLRITLPAPWSPAFCLPVFLGIANAANLAGALLTNLLGIEVSTSILPSGGLELAVQFLVLCVMPAIAEELFFRGALQGLLRPCGSAAAIFGPALLFALLHLDPIQGLTALVCGIFLGWLAERSGSILPGMLLHFTNNCLAFLSLYLRFYAPSSVSFGVELFVLLFFPLFSLWLIYHARQQGFRFGAGLRPGVDVLEVFSSPAYTLTIIFLLLYTVFLSH; the protein is encoded by the coding sequence ATGGCTAGATCACGGGGAGTGCGCGGTGCCGCCAGTTGGTGTGCCATCGCCGCGATATTTTATTTGTTGGTTCGTTCACTGTTGTATGCCGGTGTCAGTGCGCTGCTGGGCCTTCTTCAGCCGGGGGCCAGCCTCAGCAAGCCGGTGGGCTTTTCCGATGTCACCATCGGGCTGCTGCAGCTGTTCATCGGTATCGGCGCCATAGCCATTCCGCTGTGGTGTATGCTGTATCTGACCCGGCTGACCTCCCGGGACCTGCGCATCACGCTGCCTGCACCCTGGAGCCCTGCGTTCTGTCTGCCTGTGTTTCTGGGCATTGCCAACGCCGCCAATCTGGCCGGTGCCCTGCTGACAAACCTGCTGGGCATCGAGGTTTCCACCAGCATCCTTCCCAGCGGCGGGCTGGAACTGGCCGTCCAGTTCCTTGTGCTCTGCGTGATGCCCGCCATCGCGGAAGAGCTGTTCTTCCGTGGGGCCTTGCAGGGCCTGCTGCGTCCCTGTGGCAGCGCGGCCGCAATCTTCGGGCCGGCGCTTCTGTTTGCCCTTTTGCATCTCGATCCCATCCAGGGCTTGACCGCTCTGGTTTGCGGCATCTTTCTGGGCTGGCTGGCCGAGCGCTCCGGCAGCATCCTGCCCGGCATGCTGCTGCACTTTACCAACAACTGTCTGGCTTTCCTGAGCCTGTATCTGCGTTTCTACGCCCCTTCCAGCGTGTCGTTCGGGGTGGAACTTTTTGTCCTGCTGTTCTTCCCGCTGTTCAGTCTGTGGCTGATCTACCATGCCCGGCAGCAGGGATTCCGTTTCGGGGCCGGGCTTCGTCCCGGTGTGGATGTGCTGGAGGTCTTCAGCAGCCCTGCCTACACCCTGACCATCATTTTCCTGCTGCTGTACACCGTTTTTCTGAGCCACTGA